From Hippoglossus stenolepis isolate QCI-W04-F060 chromosome 4, HSTE1.2, whole genome shotgun sequence, a single genomic window includes:
- the LOC118106727 gene encoding olfactory receptor 52E4-like yields the protein MVNSSFVILSDYNLSPEAVAPAFLFATLSYMIILFCNLILILTIVLNKSLHQPMYLILLNLPINDLIGSTAFFSQVIKEILTNSRTMHYSTCVAQAFFIHIYAGGAVFFLSAMAYDRYIAICCPLKYNTVMTNAHIMRIITIVWLSCLLLIAVLFFLLLRLPRCRSEITQAYCDNPSLLSLVCAKTTVNNIYGLFMVAISQLIALVMIVYTYLQILVACFRSKRLDTRAKALQTCATHLIVFLLLECLGLFTIISYRIQNISPHLRRFIGVSTLIFPPTLNPIIYGLKTKEIREKVVQFFRNKIFP from the coding sequence ATGGTCAACTCCTCCTTTGTCATACTGAGTGACTACAACCTCTCCCCTGAAGCCGTCGCTCCTGCCTTTCTCTTCGCAACCCTGAGCTACATGATTATACTTTTCTGCAACCTCATTCTCATCCTCACCATTGTACTGAACAAATCTCTGCACCAGCCCATGTATCTGATCCTGCTGAACCTCCCCATCAACGACCTCATTGGCTCCACAGCCTTCTTTTCACAGGTCATCAAGGAAATCCTGACAAACAGCCGGACGATGCATTACTCCACTTGTGTCGCCCAAGCGTTCTTTATCCACATCTATGCGGGGGGTGCAGTGTTTTTCCTGAGTGCCATGGCGTACGATAGATACATCGCCATCTGCTGCCCTTTGAAATACAACACTGTCATGACGAACGCTCACATCATGAGAATAATCACAATCGTGTGGCTGAGTTGTTTGCTTTTAATAGCCgtgcttttctttctgcttctgcGTTTACCCCGCTGTCGATCCGAGATCACACAAGCCTACTGTGATAATCCATCGCTGCTGTCTCTGGTCTGCGCCAAAACCACCGTCAACAACATTTATGGGCTTTTCATGGTCGCCATTTCCCAGTTGATAGCTCTTGTCATGATTGTGTACACATATCTCCAGATCCTTGTTGCGTGCTTCAGATCCAAACGCTTGGACACGAGAGCCAAAGCTCTGCAGACCTGTGCCACGCATCTCATAGTCTTTCTGCTGTTGGAGTGCCTGGGGCTCTTCACTATCATATCATACAGGATACAGAACATTTCCCCACATTTGAGGAGGTTCATTGGGGTCTCAACCTTAATTTTCCCCCCGACACTGAATCCCATCATCTATGGACTGAAAACTAAAGAAATTCGAGAAAAAGTGGTGCAATTTTTTAGGAATAAAATCTTTCCATAG